The proteins below come from a single Desulfitobacterium metallireducens DSM 15288 genomic window:
- a CDS encoding PFL family protein, which produces MTLNITPQEIMQTLEMVEQENLDIRTITMGISLLDCAGDDIKVVEQKVYDKITHRAENLVQVGEELAARYGIPIVNKRVSVTPVALLGSNFKPEEMVRLAKALDRAAKTVGINFLGGFSALVQKGFTKGDEALIAAIPQALAETEYVCSSVNIGSTKAGINMDAVLKMGHVVLESARLTADQDGIGAAKLVVFCNAPEDNPFMAGAFHGVGEPEVVINVGVSGPGVVAKMVEKNPDADLSELANLIKRTTFKITRAGELIGREASKALNAPFGIIDLSLAPTPAIGDSVAEILENMGLERCGAHGTTAALAMLNDAVKKGGAMASSHVGGLSGAFIPVSEDAGMVYAVETGALTIEKLEAMTCVCSVGLDMIAIPGDVEPETIAGIIADEAAIGMINKKTTAVRVIPAIGKKAGDRVEFGGLLGGAPVIKVNPFSARKFVRRGGRIPAPITSLSN; this is translated from the coding sequence ATGACTCTAAATATAACACCCCAAGAGATTATGCAAACACTAGAGATGGTTGAACAGGAGAATTTAGATATTCGTACGATTACGATGGGAATCTCACTTCTCGATTGTGCAGGAGATGACATCAAAGTCGTGGAGCAGAAAGTCTATGATAAAATTACCCACCGGGCGGAGAATCTCGTTCAAGTTGGGGAAGAACTGGCGGCGCGGTATGGAATTCCGATTGTTAATAAGCGGGTTTCGGTGACTCCGGTGGCCCTATTAGGGTCGAATTTTAAGCCAGAGGAAATGGTACGCCTTGCTAAAGCCCTAGATCGAGCGGCGAAAACAGTAGGGATTAACTTCTTGGGCGGATTTTCAGCACTTGTCCAAAAAGGCTTCACCAAGGGAGATGAGGCTCTTATCGCGGCGATTCCTCAAGCGCTAGCCGAGACAGAGTATGTGTGTTCCTCAGTTAATATTGGGTCAACTAAAGCTGGAATTAATATGGATGCTGTTTTGAAAATGGGCCATGTTGTGTTGGAAAGCGCACGGCTTACAGCGGATCAAGATGGAATTGGTGCGGCTAAGCTCGTTGTATTCTGTAATGCTCCGGAAGATAATCCGTTTATGGCGGGAGCGTTCCATGGAGTGGGTGAACCGGAAGTGGTCATCAATGTCGGCGTGAGTGGACCTGGTGTTGTGGCGAAAATGGTCGAAAAAAATCCAGATGCGGATTTGAGCGAACTGGCTAATCTAATTAAACGAACGACGTTTAAGATCACACGGGCTGGAGAACTCATTGGACGCGAAGCTTCGAAGGCCTTGAACGCTCCGTTTGGAATTATCGATTTGTCCTTGGCCCCGACGCCTGCGATTGGCGATAGTGTAGCGGAGATCTTGGAAAACATGGGTCTTGAACGTTGCGGAGCGCATGGGACAACGGCAGCCTTAGCCATGCTGAATGATGCCGTGAAAAAAGGAGGAGCAATGGCTTCTTCCCATGTTGGGGGATTAAGTGGAGCGTTCATTCCTGTTTCGGAAGATGCGGGGATGGTTTATGCTGTAGAAACGGGAGCGCTTACTATCGAAAAGTTAGAGGCGATGACCTGTGTCTGTTCCGTGGGACTGGATATGATTGCAATTCCAGGGGATGTGGAACCGGAAACGATTGCTGGAATTATTGCGGATGAGGCTGCTATCGGTATGATCAATAAGAAGACGACGGCGGTTCGTGTGATCCCGGCAATAGGAAAGAAGGCAGGAGATCGTGTTGAGTTTGGAGGTTTGCTTGGTGGGGCTCCTGTTATCAAAGTAAATCCGTTTTCAGCGCGCAAATTTGTACGGCGGGGAGGCAGGATTCCTGCTCCAATCACGAGTTTGTCGAATTAA
- a CDS encoding ACT domain-containing protein: MSNSLTQEKSNRVIVTVIGKDQIGIIAWVTGRLAEYSVNILDISQTILHDFFTMMMVVDMSQSSISLGELSKKLNEEGEGRGLKVTAQHEDVFTFMHRI; this comes from the coding sequence ATGAGCAACAGTCTTACTCAGGAAAAGTCTAATCGTGTAATCGTCACAGTGATCGGAAAGGATCAAATCGGAATTATTGCCTGGGTGACCGGGCGTTTAGCGGAATACTCGGTAAATATTCTCGATATCAGCCAGACGATTTTACACGACTTTTTTACCATGATGATGGTGGTTGATATGAGTCAGTCCTCGATTTCCCTCGGGGAACTTTCGAAGAAGCTCAACGAAGAAGGGGAAGGCCGCGGGCTCAAAGTGACAGCTCAGCATGAGGATGTCTTTACTTTTATGCATCGAATCTAA
- a CDS encoding aspartyl-phosphate phosphatase Spo0E family protein, with protein sequence MTETFEEGSDRLMRADKLLSQIDEQRNRLYNLANGRRLVDPEVVQMSQELDQLLNLYTILIKRE encoded by the coding sequence ATGACTGAGACGTTTGAAGAAGGAAGCGATAGACTGATGCGAGCGGACAAGCTATTGAGCCAAATTGATGAGCAGAGAAATCGGCTTTATAACCTAGCCAATGGCCGGAGACTTGTTGATCCAGAAGTGGTTCAAATGAGTCAGGAGCTTGACCAATTGTTGAATCTATACACTATCTTGATTAAACGGGAATGA